One genomic window of Parabacteroides pacaensis includes the following:
- a CDS encoding LytR/AlgR family response regulator transcription factor codes for MMKCIAIDQDPAILALLKSSFEQIPYIRLEHMFSDLMEANLYLLRHPVDLIIMDTEVHGVDTFELIRSIKNKTNVIILTDSCEKAFTAYEAGVTDYMLKPLRFERLIKATNKVFRSVFPTPVPEEHIDSSLQPLFVKEGNKIIRLRKEEILFLEGYGDYVKIHVREGKPLLSQMSLKKFEEALPGNNFCRVHRSFIVAISQINYIEKKRIRIGKELIPISESYFQAFLNRLELQ; via the coding sequence ATGATGAAATGTATTGCAATCGACCAGGATCCGGCAATTCTTGCCTTATTGAAAAGTTCTTTCGAACAAATCCCTTATATCCGGTTGGAACATATGTTTTCCGACTTGATGGAGGCCAACCTCTATCTGCTCCGTCATCCGGTAGACCTTATCATTATGGATACGGAAGTACATGGAGTGGATACATTCGAACTTATCCGGAGTATTAAAAATAAAACAAACGTAATCATTCTTACCGATAGCTGCGAAAAGGCATTTACTGCTTACGAGGCCGGGGTAACGGATTATATGTTAAAGCCCCTCCGCTTCGAACGTCTTATCAAGGCTACCAATAAAGTGTTCCGTTCCGTTTTCCCTACTCCTGTTCCGGAAGAACATATAGATTCGTCTTTACAACCTCTCTTTGTAAAGGAAGGAAACAAGATTATCCGTCTTCGCAAAGAAGAGATTCTTTTCTTGGAGGGATATGGGGATTATGTAAAAATCCATGTACGCGAAGGGAAGCCGCTTCTTTCCCAAATGAGCCTGAAAAAGTTCGAAGAAGCTTTGCCGGGAAATAACTTTTGCCGGGTACATCGTTCCTTTATCGTTGCGATTTCCCAAATCAACTATATTGAAAAGAAACGGATCCGGATAGGGAAAGAGTTGATTCCGATAAGTGAATCTTATTTCCAGGCTTTCCTGAACAGGTTGGAGTTGCAATGA
- a CDS encoding LytR/AlgR family response regulator transcription factor has protein sequence MKAIIIEDETVAVNSLKAILSQNKVTPIEVVAELESVEESVAYFRQNVHPDIIFMDIHLADGSAFKIFEQVEIKAPVVFTTAYDEYALQAFQVSSIDYLLKPITPASMERALNKFHLFNNEERLAHIRHTNQTIQERHTLKNLLIMLPDKFYPLSVEEILFFYTSHEKVTAYTADGKKHPVDRTLDMLTEQLDNRLFFRANRQFIIARKAIKDIDLWFGSRLSVNLLVPVPERIIISKAKTPMFKEWIL, from the coding sequence ATGAAAGCTATTATTATTGAAGATGAAACAGTTGCCGTGAACAGCTTGAAGGCCATTCTGTCACAGAACAAAGTAACGCCTATCGAGGTGGTTGCCGAATTGGAAAGTGTAGAAGAAAGCGTAGCTTACTTCCGCCAGAATGTACATCCTGACATTATTTTTATGGATATACATCTGGCGGACGGCTCGGCTTTCAAGATATTCGAACAGGTGGAAATCAAAGCTCCGGTGGTATTTACTACTGCTTACGACGAATACGCTCTCCAGGCTTTTCAAGTAAGCAGCATCGATTATTTATTGAAACCGATTACGCCCGCTTCTATGGAACGTGCCTTGAATAAGTTCCATCTTTTTAATAATGAAGAACGGCTGGCACACATCCGGCATACGAACCAGACCATTCAGGAAAGGCATACCCTTAAGAATTTATTAATTATGTTGCCGGATAAATTTTATCCGCTTTCGGTAGAGGAAATTCTTTTCTTCTATACTTCCCATGAGAAAGTTACCGCTTATACTGCCGACGGGAAGAAACATCCGGTAGACCGGACGTTGGATATGCTGACCGAACAGTTGGATAACCGGTTGTTTTTCCGTGCCAACCGCCAGTTTATTATTGCCCGGAAAGCGATTAAAGACATAGATTTATGGTTTGGCAGCCGATTGTCTGTCAACTTACTAGTACCTGTACCGGAACGTATTATTATCAGCAAAGCCAAAACACCGATGTTTAAAGAATGGATATTGTAA
- a CDS encoding sensor histidine kinase has protein sequence MRHWKNDILLAVVISILLSLFVNFSLFTATYEKNRHEKELTVHSSTSPQENTNRKTSVQSVPQDKILLREMNQVILYKQLFWIFLFAFILFLINLEGYRIGERLFYHTEYKAILLVIGCSMIGAYLLFQAYPILNDLFYQLIGKENYESSIASMFFEEKGDKNLPPPPPFHHPFITMHLFVLLVVILSTLLMRLLNSKQQMRLEYEKLKSEKLQTSYNALMGQINPHFFFNSLNGLSSLIQNGNQEQTLTYLNELSAVFRYILQSNKKELVTLAEELQFVKAYTYLLSVRYEGKLFFSIQVEKAHLLWYLPILSILPLIENAVKHNVISKQYPLQIDIYSNRDNYLVVSNPVQPKIEESTGSGIGLKNLWGRYRMLTGKDIHISNRKSYFKVSLPLLNTPIRL, from the coding sequence ATGCGACATTGGAAAAACGACATACTGCTGGCAGTAGTAATCTCTATCTTACTCTCCTTATTCGTTAACTTTTCCCTTTTTACAGCCACCTATGAAAAGAACCGGCATGAAAAAGAGCTTACTGTCCATTCTAGCACTTCCCCCCAAGAAAATACAAACCGTAAAACTTCTGTTCAATCTGTCCCGCAAGATAAGATACTTCTCCGGGAAATGAACCAGGTTATCTTATATAAACAACTCTTCTGGATTTTTCTTTTTGCATTTATTCTCTTCCTTATCAACTTGGAAGGATACCGGATAGGCGAAAGACTCTTCTACCATACCGAATATAAAGCTATTTTATTGGTAATAGGCTGTAGTATGATCGGTGCTTACCTGCTTTTTCAAGCTTACCCTATCTTGAACGATCTGTTTTATCAACTGATAGGGAAAGAAAATTATGAATCCAGCATAGCATCTATGTTCTTCGAGGAAAAAGGAGATAAAAATCTCCCGCCCCCACCCCCTTTCCATCATCCATTCATAACGATGCATTTATTTGTCTTACTAGTTGTAATTCTCTCTACGCTATTGATGCGCTTGCTTAACAGCAAACAACAAATGCGTCTGGAATACGAGAAACTCAAAAGTGAGAAACTACAAACTTCTTACAATGCGCTGATGGGACAAATCAACCCGCATTTCTTTTTTAACTCTCTGAACGGGTTAAGCTCGCTTATACAAAATGGAAATCAAGAACAAACTCTTACCTACCTGAACGAACTTTCCGCCGTGTTCCGTTATATCCTGCAAAGCAATAAAAAAGAATTAGTTACACTTGCGGAAGAACTTCAATTTGTGAAAGCCTATACCTACCTGCTAAGTGTGCGGTACGAAGGGAAATTGTTTTTTTCCATCCAAGTGGAGAAAGCCCATTTATTATGGTATCTTCCTATCCTCAGCATCTTGCCGTTGATAGAAAACGCAGTGAAACACAACGTAATCAGCAAGCAATATCCTTTACAAATCGATATTTACAGTAACCGGGATAACTATTTGGTAGTATCTAACCCGGTGCAGCCCAAAATAGAAGAAAGTACCGGAAGTGGCATCGGCCTGAAAAACCTTTGGGGACGTTACCGCATGCTTACCGGAAAAGATATTCATATCTCTAACAGGAAATCTTATTTTAAAGTCTCTCTCCCTTTACTTAACACGCCCATACGCCTATGA
- a CDS encoding glycosyltransferase family 2 protein, translated as MKKVAVIILNWNGQKLMERFLPSVIRYTPEEISEVVVADNASTDESLPFLKANYPQLRTIVFDRNYGFAEGYNRAIAAVEAEYIVLLNSDVEVTEGWLDAPLQALDSTDQLAAVQPKIIWEQDRKHFEYAGAAGGFIDRYGYPFCRGRILHKTEIDTKQYNTPCDVLWATGACLIIRREVFLREGGLDKGFFAHQEEIDLCWRLRCRGYRLQCIPQSVVYHVGGGTLNAESPRKTFFNFRNNLLMLYKNLPEKDLRTIFRIRFWSDYLAAFKLLLTGHPANAFAVYRARKAFHKMKKEYKPIREENLRKRVNTVIPEIYNKSLLIAFYFRGKNKFSSFTDFP; from the coding sequence ATGAAAAAAGTAGCTGTCATTATCCTGAACTGGAACGGGCAAAAGTTAATGGAACGTTTCCTTCCTTCCGTGATCCGTTACACGCCGGAGGAAATAAGCGAAGTGGTGGTTGCCGACAATGCTTCGACCGATGAGTCGTTGCCTTTCCTGAAAGCAAATTACCCTCAACTACGGACGATTGTTTTCGACCGGAACTATGGTTTTGCCGAAGGGTATAACCGGGCTATTGCTGCCGTAGAAGCGGAATATATCGTCTTGCTGAATTCGGACGTGGAAGTGACCGAAGGTTGGCTGGATGCTCCGTTGCAAGCATTGGATTCGACTGATCAACTGGCTGCCGTACAACCTAAAATAATCTGGGAGCAAGACCGGAAGCATTTCGAATACGCCGGAGCAGCCGGCGGGTTTATAGATAGATACGGTTATCCTTTTTGCCGGGGACGTATCTTGCATAAGACAGAAATAGATACAAAGCAGTACAACACACCTTGCGATGTTCTCTGGGCAACAGGGGCTTGCTTGATAATCCGCCGGGAAGTATTTCTCAGGGAAGGAGGGTTGGATAAAGGATTCTTTGCACATCAAGAAGAGATCGATTTGTGCTGGCGTTTGCGTTGCCGGGGATACCGGTTGCAATGTATTCCGCAGTCGGTTGTTTATCATGTAGGAGGAGGTACGTTAAACGCGGAAAGTCCGAGAAAGACATTTTTCAATTTCCGGAATAATTTGCTTATGTTGTATAAGAATTTACCGGAGAAAGATTTGCGAACTATCTTCCGGATTCGTTTCTGGTCGGACTACCTGGCAGCATTCAAGCTTTTATTGACAGGACATCCGGCAAATGCTTTTGCCGTATACCGTGCAAGAAAGGCTTTTCATAAAATGAAAAAGGAATATAAGCCGATACGGGAAGAGAATTTACGCAAAAGGGTAAATACGGTCATCCCGGAAATATACAATAAAAGTTTACTCATTGCCTTTTATTTCAGAGGGAAAAATAAGTTTTCTTCGTTTACCGACTTCCCATAA
- a CDS encoding lysophospholipid acyltransferase family protein, with the protein MEKIQYFFLYSWTKLHALLPMRALYVLSDILYFWIYIVGKYRIKVVRRNLKAAFPDKNEKELRKLERDFYHHFCDYLVETLKLMHISERELQQRAYVTNPEFINDLMDKGHTTFVVYMGHYGNWEWFSGSTTRFNNLKMFQIYRPLNNKAADKLFLKLRTRFGSFCMAKNNTVREMVTLKQNKERALAIFLADQSPSKANIHYWSDFLHQDTPIYTGPERLARKLNFPAVYMDVVKTRRGYYEGTFRMLAENPKETSEFELTETYIRLIEKTILRNPAYWLWTHKRWKHKRETV; encoded by the coding sequence ATGGAAAAGATTCAATATTTCTTTTTATATAGCTGGACAAAACTCCATGCCCTTTTACCGATGCGTGCCTTGTACGTACTATCGGATATCTTGTATTTCTGGATATATATAGTAGGGAAATACCGTATCAAAGTAGTGAGGCGTAACCTGAAAGCCGCTTTTCCGGATAAGAACGAAAAAGAATTGAGAAAGTTGGAGCGTGACTTTTACCATCATTTCTGCGATTATCTGGTAGAGACACTCAAGCTGATGCATATTTCCGAACGTGAACTCCAACAAAGGGCTTACGTTACCAATCCGGAATTCATAAACGATTTAATGGATAAAGGGCATACTACTTTTGTAGTATATATGGGACATTACGGAAATTGGGAATGGTTTTCCGGCTCTACTACGCGCTTTAATAACCTGAAAATGTTCCAGATTTACCGTCCGCTCAATAACAAAGCGGCCGATAAATTATTCCTCAAACTGCGTACCCGTTTCGGTTCGTTTTGTATGGCAAAGAATAATACAGTGCGTGAAATGGTTACCTTAAAACAAAATAAAGAGCGGGCATTGGCTATTTTCCTTGCCGATCAATCGCCATCGAAGGCCAACATTCATTACTGGTCGGATTTTCTGCATCAGGACACTCCTATTTATACCGGCCCGGAACGGTTAGCCCGCAAATTAAACTTCCCGGCTGTTTATATGGATGTGGTTAAAACCCGGCGCGGATATTATGAGGGAACATTCCGCATGCTTGCCGAAAACCCGAAAGAAACATCCGAATTCGAACTTACCGAAACATATATCCGCCTGATAGAAAAGACGATCCTCCGTAATCCGGCTTATTGGCTCTGGACGCATAAACGCTGGAAACATAAACGCGAAACCGTATGA
- the mtaB gene encoding tRNA (N(6)-L-threonylcarbamoyladenosine(37)-C(2))-methylthiotransferase MtaB gives MIDSTVFENKLAAYFTLGCKLNFAETSSIGRLLAQQGIRKVRPGEKADICVINTCSVTELADKKCRQAIRRISKQHPGAFVVVTGCYAQLKPEEVAHIEGVDLVLGAEQKLDILQYLSDFKKQEEGTVITSATKDIRKFAPSCSAGDRTRHFLKVQDGCDYFCSYCTIPFARGRSRNGSIAQLTKQARSVAEQGGKEIVLTGVNIGDFGKSTGETFPDLIRALDEVEGIVRYRISSIEPNLITDEAIDFVAASKRFAPHFHIPLQSGSDEVLKLMRRRYDTALFAHKIEKIKQVMPDAFIGVDVIVGTRGETDEWFEKARTFIESLAISQLHVFSYSERPGTQALKIEHAVDPKTKHDRSNILLDISARKLHAFYESQIGKEKTVLFEHTRKEGLMHGFTENYVKVEIPFNSSLGNQTRRVRLNGWNDKRDALTVTILE, from the coding sequence ATGATAGATTCAACCGTATTCGAAAATAAATTAGCAGCTTACTTTACTTTAGGCTGTAAGTTGAACTTTGCAGAAACTTCCAGCATCGGGAGATTATTAGCCCAACAAGGGATAAGGAAAGTACGCCCCGGAGAAAAAGCGGATATTTGCGTAATCAATACTTGCTCGGTAACAGAACTTGCCGATAAGAAATGCCGCCAGGCAATCCGCCGCATCAGCAAACAACATCCGGGAGCTTTTGTGGTAGTGACCGGTTGTTATGCCCAATTGAAACCTGAAGAAGTGGCACACATTGAAGGTGTGGATTTAGTGCTTGGGGCAGAACAGAAATTAGATATCTTACAATATTTATCCGATTTTAAAAAGCAGGAAGAAGGAACCGTAATCACTTCCGCCACGAAAGATATCCGGAAGTTTGCCCCGTCGTGTTCGGCGGGCGACCGTACCCGTCATTTCTTAAAAGTACAAGACGGCTGCGACTACTTCTGTTCCTATTGTACTATTCCGTTTGCCCGCGGGCGTAGCCGGAACGGTAGTATTGCCCAATTAACGAAACAGGCACGGAGTGTGGCGGAACAAGGCGGGAAAGAAATTGTCCTGACGGGAGTAAACATCGGAGATTTCGGCAAATCTACCGGAGAAACCTTTCCTGATTTGATCCGTGCATTGGACGAAGTAGAAGGAATTGTCCGTTACCGCATCTCTTCTATCGAGCCGAACCTGATTACCGATGAGGCTATCGATTTTGTGGCTGCCTCTAAACGTTTTGCCCCACACTTTCATATTCCTTTGCAATCGGGTAGCGACGAGGTGCTGAAATTGATGCGTCGCCGGTACGACACGGCTTTGTTTGCTCATAAAATAGAAAAAATAAAACAAGTGATGCCGGATGCCTTTATCGGTGTGGATGTAATTGTGGGCACACGAGGCGAAACCGACGAATGGTTTGAAAAGGCGCGTACCTTTATCGAATCGCTGGCTATCTCCCAACTCCATGTATTCAGCTATTCGGAACGCCCCGGCACCCAGGCATTAAAAATAGAACATGCGGTAGACCCTAAAACCAAGCATGACCGTAGTAATATCTTATTGGATATTTCAGCCCGGAAACTTCATGCCTTTTACGAATCGCAAATAGGGAAAGAGAAAACCGTTTTGTTTGAACACACCCGGAAAGAAGGTTTGATGCACGGCTTCACTGAAAATTATGTAAAAGTGGAAATCCCCTTCAATTCGTCGTTAGGTAACCAAACCCGGCGCGTGCGGTTAAATGGTTGGAATGATAAGCGGGATGCTTTAACAGTAACTATTTTAGAATAA
- a CDS encoding AMP-binding protein, which produces MVKENFIKIYEESFKENWSLPALTDYSKGTTFTYGDVAEQIARIHLLFEECQIRRGDKIALIGKDSARWCIVYMAAVTYGAIIVPILQDFNPNDVHHIINHSESVFLFTSDRIWETLEEEKIENVRGVFSLSDFRCLHQRDGESIQKFLKALDERMEEKYPGGFTKNDIKYTDLSNDKVMLLNYTSGTTGFSKGVMLTGNNLAGNVVYAKSLNLLHKGERELCFLPLAHAYSCAFNFLLPLAVGAHVYMLGKVPSPKILLKAFEEVKPNIILTVPLIIEKIYRKMILPQLNKRTMKVALNIPFLDDRIYAQIRKKLSDAMGGRFREVIIGGAALNQEVEEFLYKIKFPFTVGYGMTECGPLISYDHNDEFIPTSCGQVLQGIMEVRIDSEDPYHKVGEIQVRGENVMKGYYKNQDATKAVFTDDGWFRTGDLGTIDKDDRIYIRGRSKTMILGASGQNVYPEEIEAKLNNLPFVMESLVVEKNGKLVAMVYPDYDTVDSTGISHEDLPVIMEENRTALNKIVAPFETVSEIQLYPTEFEKTPKKSIKRYLYSNY; this is translated from the coding sequence ATGGTTAAAGAGAATTTCATTAAGATTTACGAGGAAAGTTTTAAAGAAAACTGGAGTCTGCCGGCATTGACGGATTACTCGAAGGGTACTACTTTTACCTATGGCGATGTCGCCGAACAAATAGCCCGTATTCATCTTCTGTTTGAAGAATGCCAAATCAGGCGGGGCGACAAAATAGCCCTGATCGGGAAAGATAGTGCCCGGTGGTGTATCGTTTATATGGCTGCCGTGACCTATGGAGCTATTATTGTTCCTATTCTCCAGGACTTTAACCCGAACGATGTGCATCATATCATCAATCATTCCGAATCTGTCTTTCTTTTTACTTCCGACCGGATATGGGAAACCTTGGAAGAAGAAAAGATCGAGAATGTGCGGGGCGTATTTTCCCTTTCCGATTTCCGTTGCTTGCATCAGCGTGACGGGGAAAGTATCCAGAAATTCCTCAAGGCCCTGGACGAACGGATGGAAGAGAAATATCCGGGAGGCTTTACCAAAAACGATATTAAATACACCGATTTATCTAACGATAAGGTGATGTTGTTAAACTATACTTCCGGGACTACCGGGTTTAGCAAAGGTGTGATGCTGACGGGGAATAACTTGGCTGGAAATGTAGTGTATGCCAAATCACTTAACTTGCTGCATAAAGGGGAACGGGAATTATGTTTCTTACCCTTGGCGCATGCGTATAGTTGTGCATTTAATTTCTTGTTACCTTTGGCTGTGGGAGCGCATGTATATATGTTGGGGAAAGTGCCTTCTCCTAAGATTCTGTTGAAAGCTTTCGAAGAAGTAAAGCCTAATATTATTCTTACCGTTCCCTTGATTATCGAAAAGATTTATCGGAAGATGATTCTTCCTCAATTGAATAAACGCACGATGAAGGTCGCGTTGAATATTCCTTTTTTAGACGACCGTATTTATGCTCAAATCCGGAAGAAATTATCCGATGCGATGGGCGGACGCTTCCGGGAAGTGATTATCGGCGGGGCTGCCTTGAACCAGGAAGTGGAAGAGTTCCTTTACAAAATAAAATTTCCCTTTACAGTAGGATATGGGATGACGGAATGCGGGCCGTTAATCAGTTACGATCATAACGATGAGTTTATTCCTACTTCTTGCGGCCAGGTTTTACAAGGAATAATGGAAGTCCGCATCGATTCCGAAGATCCTTACCATAAGGTTGGCGAAATACAAGTACGCGGTGAAAACGTGATGAAGGGATATTATAAAAACCAGGATGCCACAAAAGCTGTCTTTACAGACGACGGCTGGTTCCGTACCGGCGACTTGGGTACAATTGACAAAGATGACCGTATTTATATCCGCGGACGTAGCAAAACAATGATCTTAGGAGCCAGCGGACAAAACGTCTATCCGGAAGAGATTGAAGCCAAGCTGAATAACCTTCCTTTTGTCATGGAAAGCTTGGTGGTTGAGAAGAATGGGAAACTGGTTGCCATGGTTTATCCGGATTATGATACGGTAGACAGTACGGGAATATCTCATGAGGATTTGCCGGTGATCATGGAGGAGAACAGAACTGCGCTTAATAAAATAGTGGCTCCCTTTGAAACGGTTTCCGAAATTCAGTTGTATCCTACCGAATTTGAGAAAACTCCTAAGAAGAGTATTAAACGGTATCTCTATAGCAATTATTGA
- a CDS encoding outer membrane beta-barrel family protein, protein MTQKLFVCILLVFSLSAYVPEQGRAQSVNKQDSVIHLPAVEVNEKHFSFIRGGNIRKMQVDADLITFPSTASEALRQIPSLVTDMEGNMFFRGSTKSSVLINNVPYGMMEENSGDVLIQLPALFFNQISWYSMPGVEAIPDGSSGLLALSSQGASSTSPFQINWGAGLQERYNAGALLQVHPGKFHIAAKYNYRREFRERTFKKTTTNDTGTTLMDNKASARPDVHIADLSVAYDLSPRDVLAVYGMYYLMNYSRYGGIHNTKLNPAGDVMNKMLRHRYNGQRQEAYAAEARWNHLFASPDEKLSVTFNYNHFMYDEDNHFENENPKGEIVKQDNSFINQEKHQYYLSVRYNKVFASGWFFKTGYGGQMKSDKYASITEDLKNGNWVPYKNKRNEFSFNRSVNRLYASLRKNFSRFGAEIGLQGEYTWQETKNRAQGKQAKDTYFHLYPQINLSYHDLTGGRWLLSYTQRVDRPLSNDLNPFRDSTDLTYIKEGNPHLQPEFVHLTELSYTFANEYFRIIPATYYRYRTNRIMDMAVSEREGIIWRKENIGNTHTAGFELSTYWFPFRFLSAGISGNVYWDQIDGHAIGYDSKKSMSCWDVKGSVKFSITANTELQIDGFYVSDQLTAQGKVKSHYTVNAGASQYLLNRKLRINLSIHNILDSLKEITVVNSRAFQLHQERNRDSRVSWISLTYLL, encoded by the coding sequence ATGACGCAAAAACTATTTGTCTGCATTTTACTGGTTTTCTCTTTGTCGGCTTATGTGCCGGAACAAGGAAGGGCACAGTCCGTTAACAAACAAGATTCGGTAATTCATCTGCCTGCCGTAGAGGTGAATGAAAAACATTTCTCTTTTATTCGTGGAGGGAACATAAGAAAGATGCAAGTGGATGCAGACTTGATTACTTTTCCAAGTACTGCTTCGGAAGCTTTACGTCAAATCCCGTCGTTGGTAACGGATATGGAAGGAAATATGTTTTTCCGGGGTTCTACAAAATCATCCGTATTGATTAATAATGTTCCCTATGGAATGATGGAAGAGAATAGCGGGGATGTGTTGATTCAGCTTCCGGCTCTTTTTTTTAATCAGATAAGTTGGTACTCTATGCCAGGGGTAGAAGCTATTCCGGATGGAAGCAGCGGCTTGTTAGCTTTGTCTTCACAAGGAGCTTCCTCCACTTCTCCTTTCCAAATAAATTGGGGGGCCGGTTTACAAGAAAGATATAATGCCGGTGCGCTTTTACAGGTGCATCCGGGTAAGTTTCATATTGCGGCAAAATACAACTATCGCAGGGAATTTCGGGAAAGAACATTTAAAAAAACGACTACCAATGATACGGGAACTACCTTAATGGATAATAAAGCATCTGCCCGTCCCGATGTACACATAGCAGATTTATCTGTTGCGTATGATTTAAGTCCCAGAGATGTTTTGGCTGTGTATGGTATGTACTACCTGATGAATTATAGCCGGTATGGAGGTATTCATAATACGAAATTGAACCCGGCGGGTGACGTGATGAATAAAATGCTTCGTCACCGTTACAACGGTCAACGGCAAGAAGCCTATGCTGCCGAAGCTCGATGGAATCATCTTTTTGCTTCACCGGATGAGAAGTTGTCCGTTACTTTCAATTATAATCATTTTATGTATGATGAGGATAACCATTTTGAAAATGAAAATCCTAAAGGCGAGATTGTAAAGCAAGATAATTCGTTTATTAACCAAGAGAAACATCAGTATTATCTTTCTGTTCGCTACAATAAGGTATTCGCTTCCGGTTGGTTTTTTAAAACCGGTTATGGAGGACAAATGAAAAGTGATAAGTATGCTTCTATAACCGAAGACCTTAAGAATGGTAACTGGGTTCCGTATAAAAATAAAAGAAATGAATTTTCTTTTAATCGTAGTGTAAATAGACTATACGCTTCTTTACGGAAGAATTTCTCCCGGTTCGGTGCAGAAATAGGTCTGCAGGGGGAATATACTTGGCAGGAAACTAAGAATCGGGCACAAGGAAAACAGGCAAAGGATACGTATTTCCATCTTTATCCTCAAATAAATTTATCGTATCACGATTTAACCGGAGGACGGTGGTTGCTAAGTTATACGCAACGTGTCGACCGTCCGCTTTCTAATGACTTGAATCCTTTTCGCGATAGTACGGATCTTACTTATATAAAGGAAGGAAATCCGCATTTACAACCGGAATTTGTTCATTTGACCGAACTGTCGTATACTTTTGCGAATGAGTATTTCCGGATTATCCCGGCTACTTACTACCGGTATCGTACTAACCGGATCATGGATATGGCTGTTTCCGAAAGAGAGGGGATAATTTGGAGGAAAGAGAATATAGGTAATACCCACACGGCGGGTTTTGAATTAAGTACTTATTGGTTTCCTTTTCGTTTCTTATCCGCAGGTATATCCGGAAATGTATATTGGGACCAAATAGATGGACATGCCATTGGGTATGATAGTAAAAAATCGATGTCTTGCTGGGATGTAAAAGGAAGTGTGAAGTTTTCTATTACCGCAAATACTGAATTACAAATAGATGGCTTTTATGTTTCAGATCAACTGACGGCCCAGGGGAAAGTCAAAAGCCATTATACTGTAAATGCCGGAGCTTCGCAGTACTTGCTGAATCGCAAGTTACGTATTAATCTTAGTATTCATAATATATTGGATAGCCTGAAAGAAATTACAGTAGTTAATAGCCGGGCTTTTCAATTACATCAGGAAAGGAATCGGGATTCGCGGGTTAGCTGGATATCATTAACTTATTTACTTTGA
- a CDS encoding histidine kinase, translating into MQKASTSEHDYIKEDIKDTLQEIEEIYATKEKAVTISITTPLLTCPIHIEKEKFILLIQSLIDTTLTYSQKRHIHISYRVITGNQLIFYIRNTDICIPEAQRQLFIQQCNKELEKHKDSIETMNGSIGVEFTAEKKITFWFTIFYRTSY; encoded by the coding sequence ATGCAAAAAGCAAGCACATCAGAACACGATTACATCAAAGAAGATATTAAGGATACCTTACAAGAGATAGAAGAAATATATGCAACGAAAGAAAAAGCTGTGACTATTTCTATTACTACCCCTCTTTTAACGTGCCCGATACATATTGAAAAAGAAAAATTTATCCTATTAATTCAATCATTAATAGATACCACTCTCACTTATAGCCAAAAAAGACATATTCATATTAGTTATCGTGTCATCACAGGAAACCAATTGATTTTCTATATAAGGAATACAGATATTTGTATACCCGAAGCTCAACGACAATTATTCATACAACAATGCAATAAAGAATTGGAAAAACATAAAGACAGTATAGAGACAATGAACGGCAGTATAGGAGTTGAATTCACTGCAGAGAAGAAAATTACTTTCTGGTTTACAATTTTTTACCGCACTAGTTATTAA
- the rplI gene encoding 50S ribosomal protein L9, with amino-acid sequence MQVILKEDVVNLGYKDDVVTVKDGYGRNYLIPQGKAVIASPSAKKVLAENLKQRAHKLEKIKTDAEETAAKLEGVSLTIGAKTSSTGTIFGSVTNIQVAEALEKLGYTIDRKIIYIKDPVKEVGNYKAQIKLHKEVSIEIPFEVVSE; translated from the coding sequence ATGCAAGTTATTTTAAAAGAAGACGTAGTTAATCTTGGTTATAAAGATGACGTTGTAACTGTAAAAGACGGTTACGGACGTAACTACCTGATCCCTCAGGGAAAAGCTGTAATTGCCTCTCCTTCTGCAAAGAAAGTATTGGCCGAAAACCTGAAACAACGCGCTCATAAACTTGAAAAGATCAAGACTGACGCAGAGGAAACAGCAGCTAAACTGGAAGGCGTTTCTCTTACTATCGGAGCAAAAACCAGTTCAACAGGCACGATCTTTGGTTCTGTAACTAATATTCAGGTAGCTGAAGCTCTTGAAAAACTGGGTTATACAATAGACAGAAAAATTATCTATATCAAAGACCCTGTAAAAGAAGTAGGTAACTACAAAGCCCAAATCAAACTACACAAAGAAGTTTCTATCGAAATTCCTTTCGAAGTAGTTTCTGAATAA